In Paenarthrobacter sp. GOM3, a single window of DNA contains:
- a CDS encoding response regulator, with translation MTGDIIKVLLVDDQPLLRMGFRLILEGEADFTVVGEASDGLEAVRQVEALQPDVVLMDVRMPAMDGIEATRRISSSGSDARVIILTTFDLDEYAFSGLQAGASAFLLKDVAPAELVHAVRLVASGDAVVAPRVTQRLLETYVRGGALPGHSPSPHRDPLLDELTPRETEILTTIAEGLSNAEIAHKFFLSEATVKTHVRRILSKLQLRDRVQVVVYAYETGLVVPSNPDY, from the coding sequence CTTCAGGCTCATCCTGGAAGGCGAAGCTGACTTCACGGTGGTGGGCGAGGCTTCCGATGGCTTGGAGGCCGTCCGGCAGGTTGAGGCGCTTCAACCCGACGTCGTGCTGATGGATGTCCGGATGCCCGCCATGGATGGGATCGAGGCGACACGTCGCATCTCCAGTTCAGGTTCCGATGCGCGGGTCATCATCCTCACCACCTTTGATCTCGACGAGTACGCGTTCAGCGGCCTGCAGGCCGGCGCGTCCGCGTTCCTGCTCAAGGACGTGGCCCCGGCCGAGCTGGTCCACGCAGTGCGCCTCGTAGCCAGCGGCGACGCAGTGGTGGCTCCGCGGGTGACCCAGAGGCTACTGGAAACCTATGTCCGCGGAGGAGCCCTGCCCGGTCATTCCCCCAGCCCGCACCGTGACCCGCTCCTGGATGAGCTCACCCCGCGCGAAACGGAGATCCTCACCACCATCGCCGAGGGCTTGTCCAACGCGGAGATCGCCCACAAGTTCTTCCTCTCTGAGGCCACGGTCAAAACCCACGTCCGCCGGATCCTGAGCAAGCTGCAGCTGCGTGATCGGGTGCAAGTTGTGGTCTACGCCTACGAAACCGGGCTCGTGGTGCCGAGCAACCCGGACTACTGA